The Curtobacterium sp. MCSS17_015 genomic sequence GTTCCGCCGTGGAACATCCGGTGCCCGCGGACCTGGGGCGGCGGTCGCCGCTCGCGGAGCAGGGTGGAGTGATGCCCGACACCCCCTCCACCGCCGTCCTGTTCGACATCGACGGCACCCTGGCCGACTCGAACTACGCCCACATCGACGCCTGGTGGCGCGCCTTCCGCGCCGCGGGCGAGTCGGTGGACGCCTGGCGGGTGCACCGGGCGATCGGGATGGACTCGTCGAAGTTGCTCGAGGAACTCCTGCCGGAGGCGACGGACGAGGTCCGGGACACCGCGAAGCAGTTCCACACCGCCTTCTACTCCGAGCACATGCCGCAGCTGCGCCTGCTGCCCGGTGCCCGTGAGCTGCTCGAGGCCGTGGCCGCGCGCGGGCACGCCGTCGTCCTCGCGACGAGTGCCCCGCAGAACGAGCTCGACCG encodes the following:
- a CDS encoding HAD family hydrolase codes for the protein MPDTPSTAVLFDIDGTLADSNYAHIDAWWRAFRAAGESVDAWRVHRAIGMDSSKLLEELLPEATDEVRDTAKQFHTAFYSEHMPQLRLLPGARELLEAVAARGHAVVLATSAPQNELDRLLELLDADQWVTAVTSGEDVEQAKPAPDIIEVALEKVGVDAASAVMVGDAMWDVDSSGRLGVTCIGVMTGGIGGDELRGAGAAAVYDDAAALLADLDASPIGSLGSSGRDE